GGGTGTAGTGTTTATGGCTCTCCATGGCCTTATGAAAGTCCCTCTTGGAGATGACACCTGTTAGGTCAAACACAAATCTATAAACTTGGAAATCTTCCTGGATTCAAATGATGTAATTCCACAACAACTTCTAGAAAAATAAATTTCATGGACTGGCTTCcacctcttaatctttgaattcaggtgttttctgtCACATTGTCAcagtgtataaaatcaagcaccttgGCATGCAGTCTGGCTTTACAAACAATACTGAAAGAATGGGTCATTCTAAAGAATTACCTGAATTTGAGCATGGTAATGCAATTGAATACTACCATTTCGACAAATCAGTATCTGAAATTTCTTCCCATGCTTGATCAGCTGTAAGTGGTAATAATGTAAAGCGGAAACCACAGCAAGTCAGCCACAAAGTGACAGTTGCAGTGACATAAAGTTGCAGAGCAGGGATCACCGAGTGCTAAGGTGCGTGGAATCAATAACTGATTCAATAGCTGCAGAGTTTTAAACCTCCTCTGACACAGTTCTTTTGTCCACATGTTTTCAGAGCCGTGCCTTTTCCGTCAGGGTCATATTCCTTGAACCCATCTGAGGAGGTCAGGTCCTTCAGTTTGAGGAACATGTCGAAGAACTTCAGGATCATCTCTACATTGTTGGAGGACTCAACCAACATATCCACCATCTGCTTTCCAATGGTCCCATTCACCACATTACCTGGCAGGACAAAACAGCACATTTACAACCTAAGAATACACTAAGACCACCACACATTTGTGGTTTCTTCACTCTGTTCCCTAAGATCACTGTGGTAgaactaaaaaagaaagaaaagaaaacaacaacaacacagaactAGTTACCTTGTTTTTTGTGGCAACATACAGAAGAAATTCAATTTCACAAAGAAGACAAGCTTCACAGAGATGTTCAGTGTATTTATTCACAAGGTACTGTAACAAAATGTAACTTGTAATGCCCTTAACGGCAATGTTCCCTCACTTAAACTAGTTTTGGGAGGACGATCATTTTGTAGAAAATGTTGTAGAACTGCACTTCTGCAACACCGTGACACCGCTAACCTCTGAGACACCTCTGAGATAATGAATTTCAATACCCAAACCTGtatttctattatttctttcagGATGATTTGTTAAAGCAAACCTACCCTCTAACATAGACAGCAGCATAACCACCATGTCTTTCTGCAGATCCATCAGTTCCTTCAGTAACTCGATCTGACTGGAGTCCTGaggcaaaataaattaaaataacataaaatgtttaaagaatTCAGCAGCCACATGTGCTCATGATGTGTTAAAAAGTAGCAAAGAGTGTGATGGAATGACAGTGGTCAGTCAAAAGTCTAACATGAAGTGCTAAGATGTATATGTTTCCTGTCTTTGGCCCCAAATTTTGGTACACTTCACCATGATTCAACTCAGCAGGCACTATACATATCAGTTTAATGCTTTTGTGCTGTTGGGTGAATTTGGTCAGTAAAGCTATTTTGGCAAAGTgcaagtttttttaaaaacttactTAGTGAAATGAgtaattcttcttcttttaaaatggTAACACATATCTTGTTATAAACTCCTCCACATATAAATGGGTTCTGCAATGATGATCAACCGTTGTACTGAAGATATAGCTATAATTATTTATAAGCAATTTgatataaagcacatttagaTGTTTAGATTAGGCATGTAGAGCTAAAGCTATGGGGCTGGCATGAAAAAACACGGACACCTGAGATAAGAAAGGAAATAGCTGAAAGAGCTAAGAGAGCTCTGGTTATGGATCTCAGGCTACGCTAATAAGGAACCAACATACCAGCAAAACTACCAGCCTTGAAGTTGCAGGAAAACATGTTCTAAAACTAAAGGGAGACATAATTTATTCTGATTTTTAAGAGTTTGTAACTGAAAGAACAGATGACCCTAAACTTGTGACTGACTGGTAGACTTGGTTCAGATATAATGCCTATCACATTAGACTCACATCACTGGCCAATAATACCCTGAAGCATAGATATTGGTAGTATCTCGCGATTTTTTTGAGAATCAGAGATATTTATGAGTGATCTTTGTTTTTATAGAATATAATGAAAAGGATTCTTGGGATAAACAATCCACAAGTTGCCAACTGTGTTATGTCTAGTGGCATTGATCATTATCTCAGAGCCTGAGTCTGCAAACACCCATCACTAAATTTACGTACCTGAGACAATTTCATCTGCATGTGAGCAAAAACATGTAGAAAGCCAACCACAGCATCCCACAGTCGACTATGGGCTAAACTCTGCTGGTTGCCGGTGCATGGACCCTAGAAAAGCATTAATAAGtgtgaatgtattttacagATACAACCTCAGAAAATGACTCAAATGAAGCTTTTTCACGAAATGAATGTGACTTTAAAACTGTCCATTTTATTGGACATAATATGaaattgtattatttatttttacagatcACTGGCTCCCATTACTGCCCCAATGCTGGGAAGATCATCGCAGGTTTATCAGTCTGATTGTTTTCCAAATTTTTACTTCTAATTAAGCAACAGCTGTCactacagtaaaaaacaaaaataaaaacaaactataaACTCTATGACTTAGTACCTATAAAATGACTGTATAGTAGTGATTTAAAGTGGACATGAATGACTAcgtgtattttttaatttttttttaatttatttgtttaaatggGACTGTGCATATTAAGATGAACATATcaacataaatatgaattagCCAAAAGGTCATTTTTCTGAAGCACTTCTGAAGTCTGAGACAATGATGGAAGGAAAAGGGCCAATTAGAAAAACAGTTTCTATACGAGGAACAAATCATAGAATAGAGAAGCACCCTAGCTGCATTTTCTGATTTGTTCCACATTGTGTAGGttaaaattaataattttaGATATGTGCTTAGTTGGAATATATAATAACACAAAGATatttaaatgcatgtttaaTCTGAAATTCTCCTTTCAGAATAACATTAGAGAATAATTTTGATGTTGGTCATTTTGAGAAAATCAGCTTTGAgaaaagcagttaattaaataatagaCATGACTTAGTAAGCCACTCATGAATATAGTTCATCACTCTTGTGGGTTTTTTATAAACTTCCATATCGGACTTTGTCTAtgtaaaaataacagaattatCTGCATACAGCTGGGTGTTGATGTTATGACAGACATTGGGTtagtaattaaaatgtaaagaaaataaaagtggtCTAAGTATGGAGCCTTGAGGTACTCCAGCTTTCCAACCAAGGTAAAGTGATCCCCTTTGGCTGCTTTATCGTTTTAATGTTTCTGAGGTATGAGTTTTGTCACTAATTAGCTAACAGAAACTGAGATAAGCCTATTAGCATTAAACCAACCAAGTGACATCATGTTTTGTACTGGCACAAGATGGCGCTAAACAGGCTCTAaacacttatttcttaaatccagcaaGAAAAACGTTAAATATAGACAATTTTTGACCCTCACTGAAATTAGCCTTTATACATGTAATGTTTCATGTTCATTTTAACACTGGTGACTGTATTGTATGCCCTTACCTGGATGTACTCAGTGAGGGTATTGAAAACCTGCTTGGCCACATTTATTGCCTTGGAGAAATTCCGCTGGCCCTGCTCATCAATCACATCTTTCCCAGAATAATACCAGTAGAAATCACTGATGGACTCCtggaggagaatgaagcaggaggatAAGAAGAAATATGAGAGGGctattttgatttttatttgtggCAAAGTAGCAGCAGTAGTAttcaaaagagaaataaaaggaaatcataataataatattaattaaaacattacatttttagCTAAATAAACTAAGTAATAGTTTTACCAATTACACTGAACTCACAAGAGTCAATAACTTGTTTGTAGTATGTTATCAGCTGAGCTGCTATCTAAGCACAAGTTATAAAAGTCATTTATTGGCATTAACCCTCATAACATATCATCAAAACAGCTACCAAAATATTGTTTACCTCTAcaacatgtatttttttgtaatgaCCATTTACACCATCTAAACATTCTTTCTCAAAATCAGATGAACTCACTGAACCTTAAAGAAAGACCTTCCAATTCAATGAAATGGAGACATAAAAGGCAGACACTTTCACAGTCTGCTGTATTTCAATCGCTTTACCCGTCTTTCTGTGACTTTAGCTGTGTGGTTCAGTTCTATGGCAGTGAGTGCAGAAAGTGTGCTGATGAGATGGATCGTTCCTGCATTTTTCCTTTGCGGGCCAGAGTGAGGGTGTTGTTCTTTAGGAAAGTGGTCAGTATTccctcttttttattttagtctaaACTGTATgagaaatgtttgtcagtagtgAGTAAAAGAAGCTGACCTGAACTCTTAGAAGGTAGTCAACAGTGGAGATAATGATGTTAACGGTTGTGTTGTTCCCCGTTTGAGTCCTCAAGTAGTTCTGAAAGTCTGAAATAAGATACCATAAAATTCTGCGTGGAATGTGTTCAactgaataaatacagtatgtcTCACAGTTCAAATCTATGTCATACTTTGCCCCATGCTATGTCTTAGAAATCACAGTTGGTTCTACTACAAGTCCATCCATAATAACCAGTAGTAATTGACATGTATAAAATCACATTAAGCATTAAGGTATCTACTATTCTTTAAAAGCATGGTTCAACCCATTAACGATCTAGCCATAAACAGTGGAAATGTTTTTGTGAGAGTACTGGTAAATTTTCACAAATTAAAATGTTCAGCCTTTTTTCTGTGAAATTCACTGTAGAGAACTTATGCACACCTGAGTTGTGTCCTTCACAGAGCAGCTGCAGGAAGCGGAAAAGGTCACAAGTGAACTCATCATCCTGCATGACCTTCTCACCTGGccagagaaaagaaacacacacacacgcacacaccgcACACGCCCATATACAGGTTACACACAtgtacatacagacacacattttCACAAGCACATACAGAGGTATGCACAAATGTACACACAATACACAGGCATGATCAAGCACATacataaatgcacacacacattcatataaaCAGACAAACGTACGCAGAAAAAAGTCACACCAGAGGAAACAAAAGCAGACAACATATAGGAAAGGGAGAGACACACAAGAAGATGGAGAATGAAGAAGTATTAAAAGAGGAGGAGCTAAtattgttgtgttttctttcagttaGTGAAAAATGTATGGCtatggaaaacacacacacacacacacacacttttggaTGAGCAGTAGGCAGTGACAACAGTTCATGGTGGGCTGGTCCCTACACTGCAGCATTTTAGAGTCAGGACTGGAGTTCAGCTCTTTTCATTCTGTGAATATGTTGCTTACTGCTTTCTGTTGTAGTAATAAAATGGCATAGCTGAGGCCGACTGCTCTGTCTGGGTGAGAATGCTGCTTTGAACGATGgaatgggaaagaaaaagaaggaatatGCAACACTTTACAGTGACTTAATACATCACTATCATGACATTACAAGAATACATCCATACAATAAGAAAACACACTGAACTGAGCTGAGAGAGAAAATTTATACATCTGAAACCAGGGCACTACTTTTGTAGTGCAGATACATACAGTTACaagtatttgcccccttcccaatttcttaattttttgcatatttgttcaACTTAAAagtttcagatcaaacaaatTCTAATATtcgacaaaataaaaataacccaAGTAATCATGTTATTTattaaaaggggggggggaagctACCCAAACCACCAGGCCTCGTGTAAAAAGGTGGCACAACCTTATAACTggttggcagcaagaactgcaatcatgTATTTGTGATGAATAGCGATCATTCTTGCACATccctgtggaggaattttggcctgtttttctttccaaagtTATTTAAATTCAGCCACACTGCAGGGTTTGTGAGCATGAACAGGCTGTTTAAGGCCATGCCAAAGCATCTAAATCTGACTTAAGTCTTGACAGTGGAGGCCGCTCCaacagctttatttttgtttttgagtcattcagaggtggacCTTCTGGTGTCTTTAGCATCATTGTCATCCTGCATAACCTGAGTGCTGAGATGTAATGCCACTCaaattttacaaaaatgttactttttcCACATTGGAACTCTCCCATGGTTGCtgtttttgcccagtctctttctttttctagaTTGTGGCATGATATTATATACTTTGTGAGAACTTTTAGTCTACTTCACTTTGTCACATAGGTTCTAATTAAGTGATTATTTGATTGCACAGGTCTGACAGTAATCAGATAAACTAAACTCAGCCTTCCCAAAAATGTGATTGATAATAGTTAATTCGTGATTTAAAAAGGGCAGGTGTGGACAGCTTGATAAATGaaagatcatttaaaaacagtgtATTGTTAAAAAACTAGACCTCTTTTAAGAGATAGACCTATGgcatcaatttgaaaatcctaggtGACCTCTTTCCCGAGTTATGGTGTTGACGAGATTTCAGAAAACCTGACCTCTGATCACCTGATCTCCGTTCACCAAGATACAAACTTGTCTGAGGTTTTTAGTAAATGCATTCATGGTGTCAATTTAAAAATCCTACATTCCCTCATTCTCAAGTTATCCCGTTCACACAGCTGAGTGTCCAGTAGGGTGATGACTATATTCCATTAACCTTTTTACCACTGAGGGGTAAAAactgtttgatgatctgaaacataaagtatgacaaatatacaaaaaaacgACAAAATCGGGACTCTGGATAATACTTGTTAAAGGGCACGATAGTTCGGTTCCACCAAAATTTCAgaacttttgttttatttatcacaCCTAAAGAGTTAAAAATCGTTCTTATAATATATAACACGTGCTAGAAAAGAGTAATAATGGAATGCAAACATTTTTACAACAATGCCACTTTGGCATAGTATTTATCAGTTTGATGAAtagtcatgttttttttgtttcctttttttaaaacacaaagaacatAATAAATGATAACTATGTTACATTCCCTTTTTGTAATTGTTGCTCTGTAGCTTTCATTTTATCTGGTGTTACGAATCGAACTCACTCATTCTTTACAGCAGTGTGCTACTGACTCTCCCGAATAGCTCAAATTTAAGGGATAGGTTATCCTTCAGCGCGAGTCaagacagtgaaaaaaaaagcctttgctCTATAACAAGGTCGGCCAATTTTTACTTAAATGAAGTAAAATATGGttcaatttattttatgctGACTGACAAAGAAAGTGTGCAATACCTGGTTATCCATTGTTCACATGCTGAAGATTTGCCATAATACCAAAGTCCCACGCATGACCTAGGCGATGCATGCAATCTGATCAAACGGTCTGACACCCAGCAATACTGATCTTCTCACATTTATGAGTTGGTTGTTTATGTTACCTCTACTGATACCTCTACTACTACTGGTACCCTTGACTAATACTTTGCTCCAGACGTTAGGTTTCTAATAAGAACTACGTTTTTAGTtagtgtggggaaaaaagttgACTAACTGAGTAGtctaaaactaagaaacactAAGATATTAAGTTAAATTTGAGAACTGTTTAATGGAAGATGTCAAAAACTAATAACAAAGGTGTTTTAAACCATTAATCACGTTCTTCAATGATGAATCATGCCGCTGTGCTGCACAGCACATTGTGAATTATCAACATTACACCTTATAGTCCAGACAGCGAGGATGAAGAACACTTAAAACAAACCAACGTTTAATAtaatatgaaaacattttacatCAATTAAAATTTTAACAGTTAGATTAAACAACTAACTCTGGTACTAACTAGTAACAACAGCAACAATTAGTCAGCTAGTTGACTAGATATGTAAATCCCTAGTTTCTAACTTGATCTTGGCAAGAGAGTAAGTGTAGCTTATCTAGTCCCCTCGGCATCTGAGAGATGCAGGAAAAAGCTGCCTATAATTCCAGACAAGATGTTTTACCCTGGAGCCCAACAGGCCTTGGAAAGTAGTGTGCAAGTGAACAAAGTCAGGTAACAGTTTTCTGACTTATGCCACATTCCTTCAGCTAAACCACTGTGTTGCAACACTTTTCACCCCACACACCCATTGCTCAGAAACCCTCTGTGATCCTGCTTTCAGTTGGGCCACCTTTGTCAAGTCTCTTTGCAGCCTGCATTTTGAACATCTTGAAATAAGACATCCAAAGACTGGGTactgagtctgagtctgcagagggtcccagtgCTGTGGAAGACGTCATACCTCTTTCCTGTACCAAAGACAccacgtcccagtggcccccaggattacaggcctgtggcactgacttctcacatcatgaagaccctggaaagacTCATTCTTGACCAGCTCCGACCTATTGTGAGGCCACATAAGGATTCTcttcagtttgcttaccagtGCTGCCTCATAGTGCAGGATGCCATCATCTATCTGCTTAATTCGTGTCTacgcccatctggaccagctgGCGAGCACTGTGAGAGTCATATTTTTCAACTTCCAgtgcattcaacaccatcaggctGACCCTGCTTGGTGACAAGCTGACAACGACGCAGGTGGATGCCTCTCGTGTCCTGGATTGTtaattacctgacaggaagaccacaatatgtgcATCTTCGAAAATGTGTATCTGACAAGGTGATCAGCACCACACACTTTTCTTCGTTGAAAAGAAGGATAAGACCCTTCGGCCATGCATAGATTACAGGGGCCTCAATGAAATaaccataaaaaacaaatagcCCCTCCCGCTAATCAGTTGCACCATTTTCACAAAACTAGATCTCTGCAATGCTTACCATCTAATCCGTATCTGGGAGAAGAAAGAATGGAAGAAAGCCTTTAACACACCACTGGGCCATTTTGAATATTTAGTCATGCCTTTTGGACTCACAAACACACCATCAGTATTCCAAGCTCTGATCAATGATGTACTAGGAGACTTTCTAAACAAATTTGTACTTGTCTATCTGGATGACATCTTGATCTTTTCCAGGAATAGAGAGGAACACCAAGTTCACGTCCAAGCCGTCCTACAGCGCCTGCTGAAAAACCGACTCTAGGTTAAAGCTAAAAAGCGTGAATTTCACTCCCTCTCAGTGACTATTCTTGGTTATGTTCTTGCAGAAGGGCAGGTGAAGACGAACCCCGCCAAGATCCAAGCCATGGCGGAATGGCCTACCCCAACGTCCTGTAAACACCTCAAGAGCTTTCTTGGATTAGCCAATTTCTATCACCGCTTCAAATATAGCCATGTATCTGCACCCCTCACCACTCTCACCTCCACAAAACAACCTTTTCTCTGGAACCCAGAGGCTGAGGCCAATTTCAAAAGACTGGAACATCTACTCACCTCAGCCCCTATTCATCCAAACTCCACTACGCCTTTCACCATAGAGGTAGATGCTTCAGATTCAGGGATTGGGGTTGTTTTGTCACAATACTGAGGTCCTAAAGCCAAGTTACAGGCATGCACCTTTTTCTCttgcctctctctcttctctctctctcggagCAAAATTATAATGTAGGAGACCGGGAGTTGTTAGCCATGAAATCTGGGAGATTAACGAGACCATCCAGCAGGCTCTGCAAGATGAGCCTGATCTGGGGTCTGGTACCCTGGGTCGCTGTTGTGTCCCCTCGGCAGCTCGGGCTGCGGTTCTGAGGTGGGTCCACACTGCTAAGTTCTCAGGTCACCCTGGGGTGTCGTAGAACCATCTTGCTAATATAACGCCATTTTTGGTGGAGGACCTTAGAAAAGGATGTAAAGGAGTATGTTGCTGCCTGCTCCACCTGTGCCCACAGCAAAACCTCGACACAGCAGGCCTCCTCAAACCCTTAACTTTACCCTCACGTCCCTGGTCTCACATAGCATTAGAATTTGTCACCGGTTTACTGGCCTCATCTGGGAAATCAGTAATCCTCTCTATCATTGACAGATTCTCCAAGTCAGCTCACTTCGTGGCCCTGGAAAAACTCCCCTCAGCTGCTGAGACAGCCCAGCTCATGGTAGACCATGTATTCAGGCTCCATGGAATCCTGTCCGAGATCACTTCTGACTGGGGGCCGCAGTTTGTGTCTCAGGTATGGAATTCATTCTGCACAGCCCTTGGGGCCCGTGTAAACCCAAGTTCCAGACATCACCAACGGCCACCAACGGCCAGACTGAACGTTTAAATTAAGAACTGGAATCAACCTCTGTTGTGTCGACGCTCACAAACCCGGCTGCCTTCTCCCCTGGGTGGAGTATGCAAACAATGCACACATTTCCTCCTCTACTGGTCTGTCACCTTTTGAGGTATCCCTTGGCTATCAACCACCCCTGTTTCCTGAGGATGAGGCAGACCTCGCCTGTGCCCTCCGTGCAACACCACTTAAGACTCTGCTGCAACATCTGTCGCAGAATGAGGGAAAT
The Pelmatolapia mariae isolate MD_Pm_ZW unplaced genomic scaffold, Pm_UMD_F_2 NODE_ptg000690l+_length_18203_cov_1, whole genome shotgun sequence genome window above contains:
- the LOC134623498 gene encoding ryanodine receptor 2-like — encoded protein: MNAFTKNLRQVCILVNGDQVIRGEKVMQDDEFTCDLFRFLQLLCEGHNSDFQNYLRTQTGNNTTVNIIISTVDYLLRVQESISDFYWYYSGKDVIDEQGQRNFSKAINVAKQVFNTLTEYIQGPCTGNQQSLAHSRLWDAVVGFLHVFAHMQMKLSQDSSQIELLKELMDLQKDMVVMLLSMLEGNVVNGTIGKQMVDMLVESSNNVEMILKFFDMFLKLKDLTSSDGFKEYDPDGKGVISKRDFHKAMESHKHYTQSETEYLLSCAETDENELLDYEEFVERFHEPAKDIGFNVAVLLTNLSEHMPHDTRLQTFLELAESVLNYFQPYLGRIEIMGSAKRIERVYFEISESSRTQWEKPQVKESKRQFIFDVVNEGGEKEKMELFVNFCEDTIFEMQLAAQMSDAG